Proteins encoded within one genomic window of Gambusia affinis linkage group LG09, SWU_Gaff_1.0, whole genome shotgun sequence:
- the LOC122836605 gene encoding protocadherin alpha-C2-like produces the protein MAEPVKRLCRTGYVFLFLCLFATWSVVLSVTPYSVPEEMEEGSVVANLAADLGLEVKTLKTRRMRVDVVANKKYLDINKDTGELYILERIDREFLCPSKTSSHCMLKLDATIENPVRMFNIEVEITDINDNAPHFRRGTMHLDISESSPVGERFSLNNAVDPDVGTNSVKNYHLSASENFAIEIQTGRDGSKFADLILKKALDREQRAVHNLILTAVDGGVPTRTGTASIIVRVLDVNDNAPSFDKDQYVVDVMENSPIGSLVIKLNATDLDEGSNSDMTYAYSLYTSERTQMMFKLNPENGEIRVKEMINYEDLKMYEMEVIVSDKGPTSLSGQCRVTIQVTDMNDNHPEISIKSFQSPVKENVATDTVIAVVSVSDKDSGDNGQVDLHIPENMPFKLRESSDNYYELVVSEPLDREKVPEYEITFTVTDRGSPPLSDNETMTLELLDVNDNVPQFSQSFYTIRVMENNAPSSLLSSLTAFDPDLHENQYLVYFIIEKEIANTSMSMLFSINPENGNLYALKTFDYEIEKEFLFHIEARDSGSPPLSSNVTVHIIVVDQNDNAPVIVSPWRAHGSVVEEKIPRSTDKGSLVAKVIALDTDSVHNSRITYQFLQVTDASLFSLDQYNGEIRTMRMFSYKDSRHHRLVVVAKDNGEPALSATVTIKLLTVETDVKAYSDMTEMPLEYDIFSDINLYLVIGLASVSFLLLITILVTIVLKCQKPKPSKSAPPSRNSVISERNSTIADSTLVSNDAYWYSLFLAETRKGKLVVRQPVPKGSRYIVSSIPRGTGLSETSDSAASTLQASTTSSNSSK, from the exons ATGGCAGAGCCTGTCAAACGGCTTTGCAGGACGGGGTATGTGttcctgtttctctgtctttttgcCACATGGAGTGTGGTGTTGTCAGTTACTCCTTATTCTGTACCTGAAGAAATGGAGGAGGGATCTGTCGTTGCTAATTTGGCAGCTGATTTGGGATTAGAAGTGAAGACGCTGAAGACGAGGAGGATGCGTGTGGATGTTGTAgccaataaaaaatatctggaTATTAACAAAGACACGGGGGAGCTTTATATTTTGGAAAGGATTGATAGGGAGTTTTTGTGCCCATCGAAAACATCCTCGCACTGTATGCTTAAATTAGACGCAACAATTGAAAACCCTGTGCGCATGTTTAACATAGAGGTTGAAATAACAGATATAAATGATAACGCTCCTCATTTTAGAAGAGGAACGATGCATTTAGACATCTCAGAGTCGAGCCCTGTTGGAGAGAGATTCTCCCTGAACAACGCTGTTGACCCGGATGTGGGAACGAATTCTGTAAAAAACTACCATCTGAGCGCCAGTGAAAATTTTGCTAttgaaattcaaactggaagagaTGGATCGAAATTCGCTGATCTGATTTTGAAAAAGGCTCTGGACAGAGAACAGCGGGCTGTTCATAATCTGATTCTGACCGCTGTGGACGGTGGGGTGCCCACGCGCACAGGTACAGCCAGCATTATTGTTCGCGTGCTTGATGTGAACGACAACGCCCCTTCATTTGACAAAGACCAGTATGTTGTGGATGTGATGGAGAACTCGCCCATTGGAAGCTTAGTGATCAAACTGAATGCTACTGATTTAGATGAAGGCTCCAACTCTGACATGACTTACGCATACAGTTTATACACATCAGAGAGAACCCAGATGATGTTTAAACTGAATCCAGAAAATGGTGAGATCAGAGTAAAGGAAATGATAAATTAtgaagatttgaaaatgtatgaaatggAGGTGATAGTCAGTGATAAAGGACCAACCTCCTTATCTGGACAGTGTAGAGTTACAATCCAGGTGACTGACATGAATGACAACCATCCTGAAATTTCTATTAAATCCTTTCAGAGTCCAGTAAAAGAGAATGTGGCCACAGACACAGTGATAGCTGTAGTTAGTGTCAGTGATAAAGACTCAGGTGATAATGGACAGGTTGATCTTCATATTCCAGAGAACATGCCTTTCAAACTGAGGGAGTCCTCTGATAACTATTATGAGTTAGTGGTGTCAGAGCCATTAGACAGAGAGAAGGTCCCAGAATATGAAATCACCTTCACTGTCACAGACAGAGGGTCTCCTCCTCTATCTGACAATGAAACTATGACTTTGGAGCTGCTGGATGTTAATGACAATGTTCCTCAGTTCTCCCAGTCATTTTATACCATACGTGTCATGGAGAATAACGCACCTAGCTCCTTGCTCAGCTCACTCACTGCATTTGACCCTGACCTCCATGAAAACCagtatctagtttatttcaTCATAGAGAAGGAGATTGCCAACACCTCCATGTCTATGCTGTTCTCCATCAATCCAGAGAACGGGAATCTTTACGCACTGAAAACTTTTGACTATGAGATTGAGAAGGAGTTTCTTTTCCACATTGAGGCCAGAGACTCTGGTTCTCCTCCTCTGAGCAGTAATGTGACCGTCCACATCATCGTTGTTGACCAAAATGACAACGCTCCAGTTATTGTCTCTCCTTGGCGAGCTCATGGCTCAGTGGTGGAGGAAAAGATCCCCAGATCTACTGATAAAGGATCCCTGGTGGCTAAAGTGATCGCCTTAGACACAGACTCTGTGCACAACTCTCGGATTACCTACCAGTTTCTCCAGGTGACTGATGCTTCCTTGTTCAGCTTGGACCAATATAACGGAGAGATCAGGACTATGAGGATGTTCAGTTACAAAGACTCGCGCCACCACAGACTGGTTGTTGTTGCCAAGGACAACGGGGAGCCTGCTCTCTCTGCTACAGTCACCATCAAGCTGCTGACAGTGGAGACTGATGTTAAGGCGTACTCTGACATGACTGAGATGCCTCTGGAATACGACATCTTTTCAGACATCAACCTGTATCTGGTCATCGGTCTGGCCTCGGTGTCATTTCTCCTGCTCATCACCATCCTGGTCACCATCGTGCTGAAGTGTCAGAAACCCAAACCCAGCAAAAGTGCTCCTCCCAGCAGGAACAGTGTGATCAGTGAGAGGAACTCCACCATCGCAGACTCCACTCTGGTCTCCAACGATGCCTACTGGTACAGTCTGTTTCTAGCAGAGACCAGGAAAGGAAAGCTGGTGGTCAGACAGCCTGTGCCAAAGGGCTCCAGATACATCGTGTCCAGCATCCCGAGAGGAACGGGACTGTCAGAAACTAGTGACTCAGCTGCTTCTACTCTGCAG GCCTCCACTACAAGCAGCAACAGCTCCAAGTAA